The genomic interval gctccctttactttgaatgaattagaaaaagAGCCGAGGAGGGATATCTAACCATAAGGTGTTTTATTATCATGAAAAGTGAAGGATTATTTTGATTAAACCAACTCGTAGAATATGAAGTCAAATTTGCAGACGAAAaggctgcagaaacacttttAATAGGCTaacttaaaattaaataaatgtttccctTAGTCTTCAGTTCACAAAATCATTATACAAAAATTCCTTCAATCATAATTTTTCTTGATGATTTTCAGTAACATCTGATTTTTAAGGTAGACCTAAGTGGACTTATATCCATACATTATCCATACGTTATCAAGTCTGTTAGCCCTTGATAACGACTCATTTCGTTATTTTCTTAGGATATCAAATTATCTATTTCTTGAGCTCAAATTAACAAGATTCATAACGAGTTTATTTCTggagatcttgagaaaatgaCTAACATTAACTCACCATAACCATGTGTTGTTATACCaagataacaaaataaataagttgaggTTTTGATAAAACAGGTTCAGGTTTGGGTTACTTTGCTGCCAGCGAGATAGTGATATCCATGATGACATGCGTACTACAAAACAGACATGAAACAACACACTAGAGAAGGAAAAGTATTTAAAACCTacataaacatgatttaaatatatatagcctatatataacTTATGAAAGTGTTCAAGCTTCCACCAACCAGGGcgtaaaatacaaataaatatcaacCAATAAAATCATTGAAGTTAGTAAGATAAAATATATGCATTGCCTCTTTGGGCTCTTTTAGATTTTACCAGATTTACCTGTTTGAAATTATTAATTTTAAATTCCTCTGTCTTTGttctacatttaaatattttattaatttcacttttcttcttgAACTTTCTGCTCATTGAattaatcttgtttttaattatttgaaatgtttttttatgggaGACAActattaataatataatagatattataaataatattgATGACAAATTGTAGATCACGACGTGAATCacattgttttaattcaaataaacaaCGCGAATTATTCTAAACAATTCATTaggttaaaaatgaaaatatcgGGATGTTTCGGTTCTTGTACTGttatgataaatgataaatcaATATTTCGGTGTGTTCCTGTGTCTCTGGGAGGTGGGAGCATAGGGTGGGAGGGGGTGTGATGTTTGACAGCTTCGCGCGGTGCATGCCGGGATATATTTCGCTCTTGTTTACAAGATGGTAGAGGAGGATATTTCGCTCTGACTTTTAAACTGAAAGTATTTAGACTTCATAACGGTATCAAACCTTTGCCGAATTAAAGgtgtgtgtctccaggtgaAGCAGGTTAACTCTGACTGTGGAGGACTGAATGTCGCTTTAACCCGAGCCGTCTCTCTGACTGAACAGCTCTTTTCTGCACAGTCACTGACAGGCTGACACACAGGACTGAACCCCTGTTCAAATCACAGGTCAGTGCATACAAATACCCGATTTATCACACTGCATTTTAGTGTTGTGTTGACTTCCTCAGCGTGTTTATCTGTTTGACAGTAAACCTCAGGCTGCTGCCAACTTTCTGCTAAATCACCTTGTGTTGTGAAACGTGGTTATTGACTAATACATGGAATATATCACCATGCCTAATACACTGAAGAAGGACATCATACATTTGTTCTGTATAGTTGTCATAGAGCAATGGTCTCttcattttatattcattttatcAACTCAAATAAAGGTACAATGCATGAGAAATGTTTATGACCTTTATGGATAAATAAACAAGTGTTCAAGGGCCAAGCattcaattgaaaacatttttatttttaaaacactttcagTGTTAGTGTCAGGTGTAGGAAAATCTAAATAATTTTTGGGTAAAATTtgttaattttatttcattcaaacaaacaataagttaagaaaaaacaaacaaacataaaatctcaaattctcaaaggcagaaagaagactaatcttataatatctgcccctcttccacaaagcattaattaaaacaaaacaaaacacttaattcaaaaacaattcaaaataataataactttctttactttttttttgcaattttgcgaaagaaaataaagttaaattctCAAAGTCAAATATTGTTGATGCATTGATAtacaaaacaaagtgtaaacatttaaaatattaagaatgaagtcaaaatgttgaaatcaaaatcaaacattcgGTCTTGTTGCAGGCCttgacaataaagtctaaaggtTTAGAcataatgaacatttaaaacatctagAAATGTCTAGAAGGTCAAAATTTCGgagaaagaacacaaaatataaagaatgaagttgaaataaaataaaaacattcagtttaaGTGACATCAATAATGATACAACAACAATGAAAGGAAgatattttctgttcttttgcAATTTGATGATAAAGTCAAAAGCTCGAGATTAGATTTTAAGCTCAATCTTAGATGTAACTCTAGCCCGTCACTCAGATCTTTTTACTGTTTCAGGACTTATAGATGTCCTCAGGAATttatgaaaaagagaaaagtcaacTTCATCCTATGAATCTGCTGTAAATGCCTATACGGATATTCagaggtaaaaaataaatcaacaagatAATTTGTTGTTTCAGTGGACTGTAAACTGGGCCTACGGGAGGGACCTGAATCCAGCCGAATGTAAGTCACTCTGTTCGACCTGCACTCAAACAGTTAACCAAGTAGCTACACTAATATCCATTAAGCTACTTAAACTAATATACATGTCTGTACCTCTTTATGTGTCATTATGTCTTCAGCTGTGTTTTCACCAAAAGGATTCAGGGACTTTTAGATTCTTTTTGAGGGACGTGAAGGTTCCTCCAGCTCATGTCGTCTGTGTTCCAACGTTTGGCAAATGAGTCTGCTAACATGTGAAAAGGCCAAACCTGTGTTACACAGGTTCACACCCATGTCGTTATTTCCCTCAGTAAAAACTGTCACagctgcattcattttttttgtaacttttatttttttacaattcagCCACCAGAACATTTTCTTATGTTATCTCATGAACTCTTTTTAAACATACTAGTGACAGCCACGACTTCCTCAGAGTATAATAATATTTAGGCACAACCCATCCAGTAGTCTGATTACTTTTCCTCTGCACGACTTTTCAATAGAGATGTCGGGCTGGGTATCgttcaaaacatttcttaacAATACTTTTTTCGATACCAATTTTATAAAAtccattttaacaaaaaaaaacacattacacattatgatacaaatctttagttttctttttcagttccatggccttttaaaacattcaaagtaGTTTCATAACATGAGAGTATTTTGCCACAGTGTGGTTTAATTAAAGTTGTCTGTTTTGATCTCGTTAACATTTTTCTAAACTTCACGATGCACACTGTAGTCAAGCCTCTCCCCCGTCGCCCCGTCTGGTTAAGCAGCCAATCACCAGCGTtattacatcctggtacaacaAGCATGCTGCATGCTTATTGGCTCACTGACGCTGATGATATTGGCTGCGCTCCTTTTCATACAGCCGGGTCACAATCCGGCGAGAGGGGATGACATGAGTGGCGAGGGAGGATGATATATTTTAAACAAGACGCCGTTTAAATGATATGCAGATGGTGCACCGCAGGCATACACCGGCGTGGTAATGGTGCGGACCATCAAGCTCTGTAGGTATCTAAATTTTTCCGTATTCTGTAGTATTGAAGCAATTCactgtgaatatatatatattcatataatttaaatgatcaatatacgCACACttgtttatgtaaatactgtaattgacatgttaattgacccatctgtcacataactgcatttttcttattatcatgttacttcagcatcttttgcactattcatcactgcactgtttcatatttagtcatgtaaatattagtcttttcttattatattttttcttgatatttaatgttgtacctaagagagcacagttcacccacgttaaattccttgtgtgtgtaagcatacctggccaataaatctgattctgattcgaTCCCTTCCAAAAAAGTATCGAATTCGATACCCAGCCCTGGATGTGACAATGCTTCGGAATACAATAAAAACCTGATACAAATATGGACAATATGAATCAATTTGACAAAAGCATTAATTGAAAGAACCTGGGAAAGTAATTTAGGTCTAGAGTTATTAACAGAgtactttaaaacaaacagttcaGACCCTGTTCCTTTGGTAGAAACACAGCGTCCAGCCTCTAAACACTGAAGTACTTATGTGACCTGCATGTTCATTGTTCAGTTCTGTTGGGTTTCAGTCTGTATTAGTATGTGCATTGCAAAGAtgtgtttctgctttctttcttaAATGGTGTTGACTTCATCAGTCTGACTCtctgtttaaatatcctgtagGAACAGAGCGGCTGCAAAGCATCTAATCGAGCGCTACTTTCGGCAGTTAACTGAAGGCTGTGGAAATGGCGCCTGCACGAATGAGTTTTGTGCGTCGTGTTGTGATTTTCGACCTTTGGATAACAATTCAGCAGCAGCCAAAGCGCTCGAGCTGTTTAAGATTAATGCCAAACTCTGCAATCCTCACCCCTCCAAGAAAGACTCCGGTGCCGACGACGAGGACGATAAGATGAGCGATGGCGACCCCTGTCCCACCAAAGAGGACTTCTCAGGTAAAACGCACTCAGACGCTCTTTTGGAAACCGACCGCGACAGCTTTAAAGTGTTTGCTCATTTAATCGTCTCATTGTTTTCTTACAGATGTTCATTACCTCACAGAGGCCACCATATGTATGCTCCTGAGTTCCTGCGAGGAGGAAGGGGACTACTCCGCTCTGGTCCGGGTCATCGGCAGGGTTTTCTCAAACACAGAAATCTTAATGAAGAGTTTCAGGAAGGATGATCCGGACGCTGCTGAAAACTCTTTCAAAACGACGGACGAGTCGGACAAGAAGGAGAACCAAAGTGAACGACCCTCGGAGAGTCTGGGTGCAGGTGCTTTACCGGAAGAGAGTCCTCGCGATGCAGACGACCTTCTCGAAGTCAGCGTGGACATCGAAGCCGTGCGGAGAGTCTACGACAAACTTCTAACCAACGAGCAGGTGGAGGCCGCTCTCGTCAACGCCATCATATACCTCACTCCAAACATGGAACTCGACCTGGAATACCTTGACGTGTACGAAACAAACCCAGACTACCTGAACATCTTTATTATAGTGATGGAGAACAGTAACCTCCACAGCCCGGAGTACCTGGAGGTCGCTTTGCCGCAGTTTTGCAAAGCGATGAGTAAACTACCCGTGGCGGCACTCGCCAGATTGTCTAAACTCTGGTCCACGTACGAGCTCCGGCACATCCGCCGCATGATGGAGACCTTCCAGCAGCTCATCACGTTCACGGTCGTCAGCAACGAATACGACGGGGAAAACTTGGTGAACGACGACGAGACGGTGGTGGCGGCCACGCAGTGTTTGAAAGTCGTCTTCTACGCGAGCATCCAGGGCGGAGATGTGGACGTGGAGCAcaacgaggacgaggaggaagactCGGAGTCCGATGAACTCACCCTGCACGAGCTGCTGGGCGAGGAGCGACTCTATAAGAAGGGTCCCCGAGTGGATCCTCTGGAGAGAGAACTATGTGTCAGAGCGTTAGATAGCATTAATCCCCTCATCCCCTTTGAGGATTTTATTAACGAGTCTCTAAACGAGGTGGTGGAAATGGACAAGGACTTCACCTTCTTTAAGATCAACGCCGAATCCAAGTTTTCTTTCCAGACCTGCCCCTTCATCCTCAGCGTCATCACCAAGAGCCAAGGTCTTTACTACGACAACCGGATCAGGATGTACAGCGAGCGACGCCTCACCGCCCTCTACAGCATGGTCCAGGGTCAACAGCCCAACCCGTATCTGAAGCTCAAAGTGCGCAGGGATCACATCATCGACGACGCCCTCGTCAGAGTGAGTCAGTCTGATGTATCAGTTCTGGCCTATCTCAGATATACCTTCATCCTCGTTAAACTCTTAAAacgtttattttgtttgtgttaaaaaattCACTGTTTCTGCCACTACATTGAAAATGGATAAATTATTCTTCTCTAAATTTTATAAtgctcaattaaaaaaaaaaaaaatccagatgtCCTTCATGTGTTGCAGCTGGAGATGATCTCCATGGAGAACCCGTCTGATCTAAAGAAGCAGCTGTTCGTCGAGTTTGAAGGGGAGCAAGGTGTCGACGAGGGCGGCGTTTCAAAGGAGTTCTTCCAGTTGGTCTTGGAGGAAATTTTTAATCCTGACATCGGTGAGACataaacattttgtctttaacCTCCTTTTTTAGACTATTATAACAGGgccgtgtccagaggggtgacATTCGCCCTCCTTTGAATCTGATTTACCACCCCACAatctaacctaacctaacctaacttAATTTATGATAgcgtttgtttttctatttgtcagaggatggatttaaaatcaacCATTTTGGCTGTGTTGTAGCTGCACGGTGGtttagtggttagtgctgttgcctcacagcgaggaggtttcTGGTTTGAATTCCTGGTGTTCACCCTGTGCATGattgggttctctccgggtactccggcttcctcccacaaaTCCTCATccagtttaaacacacagttAAAACAACTAAGATCTAAAAAGTAAATCATCCAAATAAGACtaaaaactgaataaaaataaattaaataaatgtacgACTTCTGTAGAACAGCAACAAGGCTATCAAAGGGTACGTGTAAGGGTAAATAATCCCTATCTTctgtgtgtgaacgcaaacttcatgccaccccGGCATTAGTCGGTGACCCAGTGCGGCAACCCCAGACCATAAGTGTGAACGCAGCCCTGAGTTAGCCATTTCTCTATGTTTCTCTcatagtttctgtgtttttttaattttattttttattgtacagACGTGTGATTGGCTTATGATGGAATCAGAGCTAGAAAGAAAgatagatgtttgttttttacatttcttcacgtttgtttctctctctctctctctctctttgactttCTGAACAGGAATGTTCACCTACGACGACGACACAAAACTGTTTTGGTTTAACTCGTCCTCACTGGAGAATGAAGCTCAGTACACCCTGGTTGGACTCGTTCTTGGGTTGGCCATTTACAACAACTGCATCCTGGACGTTCATTTCCCCATGGTGGTCTACAGGAAACTCATGGGCAAGAAAGGGACTTCCTTGGACCTGTCAGACTCGCATCCAGTACAGTAACTCCCTCTGAAGTTCTTGTATACTCAACAATGAGATCAATTCTGTATTTCTGAATATATGTTGGATATAGCTGCTATTTAGAGGATGTGTGTAGTGTTGTCAACTTATTgaaaaaatcaagaaaataattttaactGGTAAAAGAACACAATGATTAAGCAGGTTACTTTTGCTCATACAAAACTGTTGCACTGTAGTACATGTCCAGTACTTTGAGAAACTTCATACatacaaaa from Labrus mixtus chromosome 3, fLabMix1.1, whole genome shotgun sequence carries:
- the ube3a gene encoding ubiquitin-protein ligase E3A isoform X1 produces the protein MNRAAAKHLIERYFRQLTEGCGNGACTNEFCASCCDFRPLDNNSAAAKALELFKINAKLCNPHPSKKDSGADDEDDKMSDGDPCPTKEDFSDVHYLTEATICMLLSSCEEEGDYSALVRVIGRVFSNTEILMKSFRKDDPDAAENSFKTTDESDKKENQSERPSESLGAGALPEESPRDADDLLEVSVDIEAVRRVYDKLLTNEQVEAALVNAIIYLTPNMELDLEYLDVYETNPDYLNIFIIVMENSNLHSPEYLEVALPQFCKAMSKLPVAALARLSKLWSTYELRHIRRMMETFQQLITFTVVSNEYDGENLVNDDETVVAATQCLKVVFYASIQGGDVDVEHNEDEEEDSESDELTLHELLGEERLYKKGPRVDPLERELCVRALDSINPLIPFEDFINESLNEVVEMDKDFTFFKINAESKFSFQTCPFILSVITKSQGLYYDNRIRMYSERRLTALYSMVQGQQPNPYLKLKVRRDHIIDDALVRLEMISMENPSDLKKQLFVEFEGEQGVDEGGVSKEFFQLVLEEIFNPDIGMFTYDDDTKLFWFNSSSLENEAQYTLVGLVLGLAIYNNCILDVHFPMVVYRKLMGKKGTSLDLSDSHPALHQSLKNLLEYSGDVKEDMMLTFQISHTDLFGNPVLYDLKEEGDQIPVTEENRQEFVDLYADYILNTSVERQFKAFKKGFLMVTNESPLKYLFRPEEVEMLICGSRKLDFEALEKTTEYDGGYSKDSQIIKDFWETIHSFGEEQKRLFLQFTTGTDRAPVGGLGKLKMIIAKNGSDTDRLPTSHTCFNALLLPEYSSKEKLRERLLKAITYAKGFGML
- the ube3a gene encoding ubiquitin-protein ligase E3A isoform X2; this encodes MSDGDPCPTKEDFSDVHYLTEATICMLLSSCEEEGDYSALVRVIGRVFSNTEILMKSFRKDDPDAAENSFKTTDESDKKENQSERPSESLGAGALPEESPRDADDLLEVSVDIEAVRRVYDKLLTNEQVEAALVNAIIYLTPNMELDLEYLDVYETNPDYLNIFIIVMENSNLHSPEYLEVALPQFCKAMSKLPVAALARLSKLWSTYELRHIRRMMETFQQLITFTVVSNEYDGENLVNDDETVVAATQCLKVVFYASIQGGDVDVEHNEDEEEDSESDELTLHELLGEERLYKKGPRVDPLERELCVRALDSINPLIPFEDFINESLNEVVEMDKDFTFFKINAESKFSFQTCPFILSVITKSQGLYYDNRIRMYSERRLTALYSMVQGQQPNPYLKLKVRRDHIIDDALVRLEMISMENPSDLKKQLFVEFEGEQGVDEGGVSKEFFQLVLEEIFNPDIGMFTYDDDTKLFWFNSSSLENEAQYTLVGLVLGLAIYNNCILDVHFPMVVYRKLMGKKGTSLDLSDSHPALHQSLKNLLEYSGDVKEDMMLTFQISHTDLFGNPVLYDLKEEGDQIPVTEENRQEFVDLYADYILNTSVERQFKAFKKGFLMVTNESPLKYLFRPEEVEMLICGSRKLDFEALEKTTEYDGGYSKDSQIIKDFWETIHSFGEEQKRLFLQFTTGTDRAPVGGLGKLKMIIAKNGSDTDRLPTSHTCFNALLLPEYSSKEKLRERLLKAITYAKGFGML